One Eubalaena glacialis isolate mEubGla1 chromosome 11, mEubGla1.1.hap2.+ XY, whole genome shotgun sequence DNA segment encodes these proteins:
- the APOLD1 gene encoding apolipoprotein L domain-containing protein 1 isoform X1 — protein MFIQKQPQIFLSRREPEVNDKKIHPWRTLGEKADKSIIPIGLLGFKGMEGPDARELQGADALRRFQGLLLDRRGMLHGQLLRLREVARRLERLRRRSLAANVAGSSLSAAGAVAAIVGLSLSPVTLGVSLLASAVGLGVATAGGAVTITSDLSLIFCNSRELRRVQEIAATCQDQMREILSCLDFFLRGQGRGDRQLLQSGRNASIALYNSVYFIVFFGSRGFLIPRRAEGATRISQAVLKAKIQKLAESLESCTGALDELSELLESRVQLYTKSSRSHDLKISANQSAGLFF, from the exons ATGTTCATCCAGAAACAGCCTCAGATTTTTCTTTCCCGGAGAGAGCCCGAAGTGAATG ATAAGAAAATCCATCCTTGGCGTACCCTGGGAGAAAAAGCGGACAAGAGCATTATTCCTATTGGCTTACTCGGATTTAAG GGCATGGAGGGGCCGGACGCCCGGGAGCTGCAGGGCGCCGATGCGCTGCGCCGCTTCCAGGGCCTGTTGCTGGACCGCCGCGGCATGCTGCACGGGCAGCTGCTGCGCCTGCGCGAGGTGGCCCGGCGCCTCGAGCGCCTCCGCCGGCGTTCCCTGGCGGCCAACGTGGCGGGCAGCTCGCTGAGCGCGGCGGGCGCGGTCGCAGCCATCGTGGGACTCTCGCTCAGCCCTGTCACCCTGGGGGTCTCTCTGCTGGCGTCGgccgtggggctgggggtggccaCCGCCGGAGGGGCCGTCACCATCACGTCCGACCTCTCCCTGATCTTCTGCAACTCCCGGGAGCTGCGGCGGGTGCAGGAGATCGCGGCCACCTGCCAGGACCAGATGCGCGAGATCCTGAGCTGCCTCGACTTCTTCCTTCGCGGGCAGGGCCGCGGGGACCGCCAGCTGCTGCAGAGCGGGAGGAACGCCTCCATCGCGCTGTACAACTCGGTCTACTTCATCGTCTTCTTTGGCTCCCGCGGTTTCCTCATCCCCAGGCGGGCCGAGGGTGCCACCAGGATTAGCCAGGCCGTGCTGAAGGCCAAGATCCAGAAACTGGCCGAGAGCCTGGAGTCCTGCACCGGGGCTCTGGACGAGCTCAGCGAGCTACTGGAGTCCAGAGTCCAGCTCTACACGAAGAGCAGCCGTAGCCACGACCTCAAGATCTCTGCTAACCAGTCCGCTGGGCTATTTTTCTGA
- the APOLD1 gene encoding apolipoprotein L domain-containing protein 1 isoform X2: MGMEGPDARELQGADALRRFQGLLLDRRGMLHGQLLRLREVARRLERLRRRSLAANVAGSSLSAAGAVAAIVGLSLSPVTLGVSLLASAVGLGVATAGGAVTITSDLSLIFCNSRELRRVQEIAATCQDQMREILSCLDFFLRGQGRGDRQLLQSGRNASIALYNSVYFIVFFGSRGFLIPRRAEGATRISQAVLKAKIQKLAESLESCTGALDELSELLESRVQLYTKSSRSHDLKISANQSAGLFF; encoded by the exons ATG GGCATGGAGGGGCCGGACGCCCGGGAGCTGCAGGGCGCCGATGCGCTGCGCCGCTTCCAGGGCCTGTTGCTGGACCGCCGCGGCATGCTGCACGGGCAGCTGCTGCGCCTGCGCGAGGTGGCCCGGCGCCTCGAGCGCCTCCGCCGGCGTTCCCTGGCGGCCAACGTGGCGGGCAGCTCGCTGAGCGCGGCGGGCGCGGTCGCAGCCATCGTGGGACTCTCGCTCAGCCCTGTCACCCTGGGGGTCTCTCTGCTGGCGTCGgccgtggggctgggggtggccaCCGCCGGAGGGGCCGTCACCATCACGTCCGACCTCTCCCTGATCTTCTGCAACTCCCGGGAGCTGCGGCGGGTGCAGGAGATCGCGGCCACCTGCCAGGACCAGATGCGCGAGATCCTGAGCTGCCTCGACTTCTTCCTTCGCGGGCAGGGCCGCGGGGACCGCCAGCTGCTGCAGAGCGGGAGGAACGCCTCCATCGCGCTGTACAACTCGGTCTACTTCATCGTCTTCTTTGGCTCCCGCGGTTTCCTCATCCCCAGGCGGGCCGAGGGTGCCACCAGGATTAGCCAGGCCGTGCTGAAGGCCAAGATCCAGAAACTGGCCGAGAGCCTGGAGTCCTGCACCGGGGCTCTGGACGAGCTCAGCGAGCTACTGGAGTCCAGAGTCCAGCTCTACACGAAGAGCAGCCGTAGCCACGACCTCAAGATCTCTGCTAACCAGTCCGCTGGGCTATTTTTCTGA